The genomic window TCATAGGCAAATTAACGCGGGCTTTCGCGCCCGGCGCGCTCGAGGTGACCGATGATTCAGAGCGCCACCGCGGTCATTCCGGCTATCGCGAGGGCGGCGAAACGCACTTTTCCGTCCGCATGGTTGCTGCGGCCTTTGCCGGCAAAAGCCACATCGAGCGCCACCGCATGGTCAACGAGCTCCTTGCCGAGGAACTCTCAGGCCGCGTTCACGCCCTGGCGCTCAACCTGCTCGCGCCCGATGAGCCGATGGCTGGCGACTAGAGCGGTTCATGGTTATAGGGGATCGATTCGATGGGCCAAATCGGTTCATCCGGGCAGGCGTGGGCCGCGACGCGCGATACGGGATATCGGGCGAGCGCCGCAACGAACCCGGTGGGCCGATTTGGCCCACCGAAGGC from Hyphomicrobiales bacterium includes these protein-coding regions:
- a CDS encoding BolA family protein, which produces MSVKQQIIGKLTRAFAPGALEVTDDSERHRGHSGYREGGETHFSVRMVAAAFAGKSHIERHRMVNELLAEELSGRVHALALNLLAPDEPMAGD